A genome region from Pelodiscus sinensis isolate JC-2024 chromosome 27, ASM4963464v1, whole genome shotgun sequence includes the following:
- the LOC102454082 gene encoding somatostatin receptor type 4-like has translation MTQLRCIFATFCSLTLLVGLVGNLLMLLVLTEGFQSSSSSHISTLSSTLMVNITASDLLFLLYNVTVLLLTFLQEDWQLGVAVCVSSQSLSMWTMFCSFYSMVATSILRYVAVVHPSCSFSTSKCQRLLLCMSTWLLGFCVSIPNWMHQRVMKAGEAHHCVLLMTPEQTFLYFILVGGVAFLPFVLLLLLCYARIVQVLWCRHSHMAPSAGSAQLNQKATVMILTVVTVFVLMWIPGCVVIYLSATHRLSQTPAAFVASSVATVLAYSNCSVSPLICFSLSDQFQGSLKKLLFRRGPR, from the coding sequence ATGACGCAGCTCAGGTGCATCTTTGCCACTTTCTGCAGCCTGACCTTGTTAGTCGGCCTTGTAGGAAACCTGCTCATGCTGCTAGTCCTCACTGAGGGtttccagagcagcagcagcagccacatctCCACCCTGAGCAGCACCCTCATGGTCAACATCACCGCCTctgacctgcttttcctcctctACAACGTCACGGTGCTGCTGCTGACTTTTCTCCAGGAGGACTGGCAGCTGGGGGTGGCCGTCTGTGTCAGCAGCCAGAGCCTCTCCATGTGGACCATGTTCTGCAGCTTTTACAGCATGGTGGCCACATCCATCCTGCGCTACGTGGCCGTGGTCCATCCCAGCTGCTCCTTCTCAACCAGTAAGTGCCAGCGGCTCCTGCTGTGCATGAGCACGTGGCTTCTGGGCTTCTGCGTCTCCATCCCCAACTGGATGCACCAAAGGGTCATGAAGGCTGGAGAGGCCCATCACTGTGTGCTTCTCATGACTCCTGAGCAAACCTTCCTCTACTTCATCCTTGTTGGGGGGgttgcctttctcccctttgtgctgctgctgctcctgtgctACGCTAGGATTGTCCAGGTCCTCTGGTGCCGGCACAGCCACATGGCCCCTTCGGCAGGGAGTGCACAACTCAACCAGAAGGCCACGGTCATGATACTGACGGTGGTGACGGTCTTTGTCCTGATGTGGATCCCTGGCTGCGTGGTGATCTACCTCTCTGCCACTCACCGCCTTTCTCAGACGCCTGCAGCTTTCGTGGCCTCCAGCGTGGCCACGGTGCTGGCCTATTCCAACTGCTCCGTGAGCCCCCTCATCTGCTTCTCTCTTTCAGACCAGTTTCAGGGCAGCCTGAAAAAGCTGCTCTTtcggagaggtcccagatga